DNA from Gephyromycinifex aptenodytis:
TCGTGCGCACCCACGTCGACGTCACCGACCCACAGCTGACTGCGCTGCGGGCGCTGCTGGAGTTGCGCGAGGAACTTGCGGAGTGGATGACGATCCAGATCGTCGCCTTCCCCCAGGAAGGCATCTGCTCCTTCCCGGACGGCCGTGAGCTGATGACCAAGGCCGCCGACCTGGGTGTCGACGTGCTCGGCGCGATCCCGCACTTCGAGTTCACCCGCGAGTACGCGGTGGAGTCGCTGAACTTCGTGTGCAACCTGGCCGCCGAACGGGGCCTGCTCGTCGACGTGCATTGCGACGAGATCGACGACGAAGCCTCCCGGGGCTTGGAAACGCTCGCTACCCGCGCCTACGAGTTGGGCCTGGGTTCGCGCGTCACGGCCTCGCACACCACAGCGATGCACAGTTACAACAACGCCTACTTCACGCGCCTGCTGCGGCTGTTGCAGATGAGCGGCATCAACTTCGTCTCCAACCCGGTGGTCAACACCCACCTGCAGGGCCGCGCTGACACCTACCCCAAGCGGCGCGGTGTCACCCGGGTCAAAGAGCTCACCGAAGCCGGTATCAACGTCTCCTTCGGTCAGGACGACATCCAAGACCCGTGGAACCCGCTGGGCACCGGCAACTTGCGCGATGTCGTGTTCACCGGGCTCTACGTCACTCAGATGCTCGGGCATGAACAGATCGAGAATTCCCACCGGTTCGTGACCAGCAACGCCGCGCGCACGCTCGGCCTGGGGGATGAGTACGGCATCGAGGTGGGGCGCCCGGCCAGCTTCGTCCTGCTCGATGCAGATACCTGGTCGCAGGCGCTGAACTGGAACGCCGGCGTTGTTGCCTCCTACCGCAACGGGAAGCTCATCGCCCGCACCGAGCCCGTGCGTCGCGAGGTGCTGTTCTGAGTTTTGCCGCGCCGCGCCCCGTACGGGACGCGCCAAGGCTGTCCTTGGGTCAATTCACTTAAACGGCGCATGGAACGGCGCTATGCCTGGTTTCCAGGTGCCAGCCCTCAGGGCGGCGATGTCGCGCCCCAGCACCGCTACCGCCCTCTCGGCAGTGACGTGAGTCACCGATTCGGGCTGCTTCGTTGTAATTGGCATGCGTGCCAGGGCGGCTCGACCAGCCCACCAGAACTGGTGAGTGCGATGTCGACAACATGTTCGCGAGGTTGTACGCCCGACCTGGACGGATGACCGTTTTGCGTGCTTAATAGGGATATCCGAACCGGGGGAAACGGGGGAGATGTCGGCAGCTCTGAGGCCGACGGGGAAAGGACTGGCTGCGCTGGGGCGCACGACCAGCCGCGTGGCGGTTCGCCGCTCAAAGGGGAATTGATGAACGATCGATTTGCACATGTCCGTAAACACCAGCTGTTGATGACCGCGGCTACTGCCGCCTTCGCTGTTTCAGGATTGATGCCGGCCAGTGCCGCGCTCGCTGATCAGCAGCCTGCTACTCCAGCTGCCTCCTCGCAAGGGACGCTGACCGGCGGCTGGACCGACAATTGCAGCACGCTTCAGGTGACCAGCTCCGGATGGCCTGAGGACTACCGCGTCTACGTCCGCTGGTACACCAGCGCCGATTCCACAGACCAG
Protein-coding regions in this window:
- the codA gene encoding cytosine deaminase, with the protein product MMLVHNVRLPESPEPVDVRIAEARFTQIGADLGVHDGEEVLDAQGRLMLPPFIESHIHLDSVLTAGQPEPNLSGTLFEGIQRWAQRKATLTVDDVKERVNRVVRQQAGFGVQFVRTHVDVTDPQLTALRALLELREELAEWMTIQIVAFPQEGICSFPDGRELMTKAADLGVDVLGAIPHFEFTREYAVESLNFVCNLAAERGLLVDVHCDEIDDEASRGLETLATRAYELGLGSRVTASHTTAMHSYNNAYFTRLLRLLQMSGINFVSNPVVNTHLQGRADTYPKRRGVTRVKELTEAGINVSFGQDDIQDPWNPLGTGNLRDVVFTGLYVTQMLGHEQIENSHRFVTSNAARTLGLGDEYGIEVGRPASFVLLDADTWSQALNWNAGVVASYRNGKLIARTEPVRREVLF